The Nitrospira sp. sequence CTGTGTTGAGGTGTATAAGTTGCGCGCCGACGGGGTGATGTAACTTTCGATCGAGGTTTCAGGTTACGGGTTACGGGCTCTCAAATGCGGCTCGCAACACGAAACTCGAAACCAGGTAATCCGATGGCTGCTGACCCATCATACGGCCGGCGAGATTTCTTGAAGGATTCGGTCTTTTCGACTGTCAGAGCCGCGCACGAACTTGTCAAACAGTCCGATGGCCTCCCTGCGGAGTCGGTCCCATCGCCGGTTCGTATTGATTGGCTGCGTCCCCCCGGCGCCGTGGCAGAACAGCTTTTCCTGGAGCGCTGTACGAAGTGCAATGATTGTGTCATGGCCTGCCCCCCCGGCGCGATCGTTGCCCATCCCCAAGACGGTACCCCGGTGCTGTTCGCCGATCAGTCACCCTGCCTTCTGTGCGAGGACTTTCCCTGCATCGCAGCCTGTCGAGCAGACGCGCTCTTGCCGGTCGAGGGAATCAACCACGTTCACATGGGAATCGCTGCGGTGTCACATCGGCTCTGCACGGCCGGTCAGGGATGCCACGCGTGTGTATCAAAGTGTCCGACAGACGCCCTGGTAATGGATTTTCAATCATTGCATCTGGCCGTGGTCCAGGAGGCCTGTGTCGGGTGCGGAATGTGTGAGATGGTCTGCAAGACCGTCAACGACCATGTGGCAATCCGTGTGGTGCCATCGAGGCATCTGGCAAGGACTGATTCATAATGACGTCCTTTCGGCGAGATCATTCTGGAGGATATTCCAATTCACAACATCGAACCAATTCACCCTTGACTTCGTACGGCTCATTTCATATACATACATGGCTCTGTTGCGTCACCTTTTTCGGTCGGGCCAACAGGGCGGCTAGGAGACGATCACTATGACTAGTCAACAGCCGATGCAAGAGGTATCTGCATCTGCAACCGCCACACTGTCGACCCCGTCCACCATCAAGGATTCCCCAGCTGTCGAGCGTGCGCTGAACCGCAGCAAAATCTATTTGCTGATCTCCTGGAGTCTCCTGTATCCGGAGGATGAGGAATTTCTCGATTATCTCAGGTGCGGGGAGTTTGTGGATGATGGTCGGACCGCCCTCGATGCCTTAGAGGCTGCCCTTGGTTCCGAGAGCAGCGAACGAGCCAAGGGAAAGTTGGGCTTGCTCAAGAAGCAGTTGGCGCGGGTGGAGAGCCTGATCGCTTCCGAATGTGTCAATTGGCAGCTGAGCGATCTCCAATCGGAGCATCGCCGAGTGTTCAGCAATGTGATTACCCTCGATTGCCCTCCCTACGAAACCCTCTTTGGAAATGACCACGTGTTTGCGCAATCCCATGTGATGGGGGATATTTCAGGGTTTTACAAGGCCTTCGGAGTCGAATTGTCCAAGGATATTCATGAGCGACTGGACCACCTCAGCGTTGAATTCGAGTTCATGCACTTCCTTGCCTATAAAGAGTCATATTCGCGCTGCCACGACGTGATCGAGAAGACGCAGATTGTGGTCGATGCGCAGAAGAAGTTTGTCAAGAATCATATCGGCC is a genomic window containing:
- a CDS encoding 4Fe-4S binding protein, encoding MAADPSYGRRDFLKDSVFSTVRAAHELVKQSDGLPAESVPSPVRIDWLRPPGAVAEQLFLERCTKCNDCVMACPPGAIVAHPQDGTPVLFADQSPCLLCEDFPCIAACRADALLPVEGINHVHMGIAAVSHRLCTAGQGCHACVSKCPTDALVMDFQSLHLAVVQEACVGCGMCEMVCKTVNDHVAIRVVPSRHLARTDS
- a CDS encoding molecular chaperone TorD family protein, translating into MTSQQPMQEVSASATATLSTPSTIKDSPAVERALNRSKIYLLISWSLLYPEDEEFLDYLRCGEFVDDGRTALDALEAALGSESSERAKGKLGLLKKQLARVESLIASECVNWQLSDLQSEHRRVFSNVITLDCPPYETLFGNDHVFAQSHVMGDISGFYKAFGVELSKDIHERLDHLSVEFEFMHFLAYKESYSRCHDVIEKTQIVVDAQKKFVKNHIGRWVPLFCRMLTKKADSGLFKLVADMTADWMEFETAFLGVTPQPYTETDYRPATFSSPEGQTYECGAQDQGNELTMLLNEVGAQSFMDVKEKDKSNEEEGPSGTA